The Flavobacteriales bacterium genome contains the following window.
TGGTGGTTTGTCCGACCAATGGTCACAGACGGGGACTGACGGAAGACATCCGTAACCGCATGCGTCAGGCCGGCATGATCGGTAAGAAAGAGATCAAGGCGGATCGCTTGGACAACCTGTACCTCTCAGCGGCAGAGAAAGAAGACTGGCAGAACTACAAGCCGGGGCAGGTCGTCCAGTTCACCCAGCATGCACCGAAGATCAAGCGCGGCAGTCAGTGGGTGATTGAAAGCGCTTCCGAAAGCCAGGTCATGCTCAAGGATGAGCGTACGGGTTCAACCGTGGAACTGCCGCAAGGCCGTTCCCATTGCTTCGATGTCTTGGAACGATCACAAATCGAAATGGCTAAGGGGGATGCGATCAAGATCACGCGCAACAGCTATGACCGGGAAAAGAGACGCATGGACAACGGGCAAGTGTTCGATGTGCTGTCCGTGCGTAAGGACGGGCGCATTGAGCTGCAGAGCAAGGGGAGTAAACAGGTCTATCAGGTCACGCGCGACTTCGGCCATCTCGATCACGCGCATTGCGTGACTTCCTATGCCTCACAGGGCAAAACAGTGGATGAGGTTCTGATCGCACAACCCCAAGTGACCTTTCCGGCAACGAACGCCAAGCAGTTTTATGTTTCCGCTTCAAGGTCAAGGGAACGCGTCAAGATCTACACCGACGATAAGGAAGGCCTGCTTGCTCAGGTCCAACGCTTGGGTGATCGGACTTCCGCCTTGGAGATCGCAAGCCTGATCGACCATCAGGATCACGTCTTGCACAAGCTGCGAGAGGATCGCCAAGCACCGGAGCCTCATCGCGAACCGGAGCCGAAAAAGGAGCTGATACAACCTTTCCGCAAAGAGCGCGACTATGAGCCAAGACTTTAGGTCGCGGTACGGTGAGATGCGGGCCAATGACCCGACGACTCCCGAACAGGATCCACAGAACAAGGCCGTGAGCGAGAACTATCCCGCGCACAGCAACACCCGCAACATCGTCTTTGAGCGGCCCGATGGCCGACGGTTCTTCTTGAACTACAGCTACCTCGTGTTCAGCGAGGAGGTCGAAGCAGGGACAAGTATCGTCCTGGTCTTCACCACGCACACCGTCAAGCTGAACGGGCTTCGACTGAATGGCTTGCTTGATGAACTGGCCAGTCACTTGCCTAAGACTATTACCGCAACTGAAGTCCGGTACAATGCTACGCTTGAGGACAACCAGCCGGTAGTCAACGAAATAATTCTAATCGCTAACGGATAAGCATGCCTTGCCGCCGAGCAGGGTTCAGCACTCAAGCTCTTCTCGCAAATTTCATCGTTCGAGTAGCATGATCAACAAGTTCTTGATCATTGATGGTCGCCGTCGCATAGGCCGGGTTGGTGTCATGGTGAAACCTGTTCGCATAGTCCATCAAATGGCGAAGCTCGACCGTGTCTACCTGATTTAAGATTGTGGCGCTGGTAGTGAGTGCTTGGTCGCACTCATTGTGGAAGTGTCCGAGCAGTTTCCCTGGTGGAAAATGAGCGGGATACGCAACGCGAAGGAAAGCTTCCAGAACATGGCGCAGAGCCGCCGCAACTTCGCGCTCTTTTCCAGAGTGCCCCATGGTGATATAGTGCTGGATCATGGCGTGCCGCTTGTCGTGTTCGGTGATGCAATCCTGATGAACATCCCATGCATCTATAGATGATGCTGATTGACCACTGCGAATGATTCTCAGTGCGCTGCGGGTATCCTTGTCCGAACCCTCCCATATCTGGCACAGGAAAGGTTTGGAATGGGACAACACAATCACCTGCTTCACGCGCTTGGCCAGGGTGCGCATTTCCTGAACGGTGGCAAGTGACCTGTGTTCGTCGAGACTGGTCATCGGGTCGTCAATCACCACAATCTTTTGAGCAAGCGCCAAGTCCTGATCGAGGGAAGCAAAGTAGAACGCCAATGCCAAAGTGTTCCTGTCACCAGCGCTCATGCTATTCTTGAAAGATGGCCCGTCATCCGCGATCAACGGAACGGTTACATTGTTGATAAGGACACTGTATGTGCAGGATGATCCGCCCCTGTGGTTTTGAGAACTCACTCCGGCGAGCCGGAAGCCTGCATTGAATCTCCCGAGGTAAGTGTTAATCGCCGCTTCATACCGCGTGAAGATGCTAGCGCGGTATTGATCCAGAGCCGCCCTTGCCTTGTCACGTAATAGTTCGGTCGCCTTCTTGGCGCTCTTTTCGTCAAGATATGCCTGGCATAGCGGCGCGATGGTCGGGCTATGTCGCGCCAAGGTCATCTTCAACTTGGTCAGCTCGGCATTCAAAGTGACAACATTGGCGGTGGCGGCTTTCTCCTTCACCGCGGAAATCTGCGCATTGCTATCCGACAGAGTTCTGGATATGGCGGCTATGACATCGCGATGCGCGTCATACGCGGCAATGTCGTCCACGATCTCCTGCGTGAGGGCCATCTTTTCGAGCGGCGATGCCAGCTTGGCTCGAAGGATGGCTAAGACAGGCTCGCGCGAGGCCTTCCAAGCGCGCGCGATTTCGGCGGTATCAACGGTAATGACTGGCACCTCAGTGAATTTCCGCCAGAAGTCGCCAGTCTGAATGGCCAGTCGCACGGCACGTTCAAAGGCTGACTGTACTTCTCCATCATGGGCGGTTGCCACCGCCTTACCGTGGTCTGTGATTGCCTGTTTCAGTGCAGCATAGCCCTCACTGAAATAGGCTTGATAATGCGGGATTATGCGGGCATGCTCAAGCCCCTGAGCACAGAAGGGGCATTCCTCGCCCGTTTCACCAGCCGATGCGGCCGGAATCTTCTGCATCCCCTCACCAACCCAGGCTTCAGCCCCCTTACCCAGCTTGGCAAGATGGCGCTTCACAAGGGCGGTGGTGTCCGCCTGCAATCCAGGTAGATCACTTTGAAGCACCGCATTTATGGCCGCAGCGTCGAAAGCCGGCAATTCAAGCGCTTGGAAGCTTGGTTGCTGCTTGATTGCATCGGCGGCGCGGGCAGCGGCCAGATTGCGCTCGGCCGCCTTAACCTCGGCCTCGATATTGACGTTCACCGGCAGGGCACAAAAGGCGTCCACAGTCAACGTGCCGCGTTCGGCTGCCGGTATGGCGGCCTCTTTTGTCTTCAAGGCGCGGTTATGCACCTCAACCTCATCGACATGAGTTTTCAAGGTAGCATTCAAGGCGACGCCTTGTGCACCCAGTATAAGCTCATGCAGGTTTTGCTTGTGGCCCGTCTCAATCTCGATGCCTGAACAAACATTCTGCGCGACGAAATTGTCGTCAAATATGGCGATGTCCGAAAGCGGAGCTGACCATGCACCATTCTGAAAGGTATGCGACCGACCATTCACATCGATGACGACATGGGGCGAATGCGGAGCACCTAGTCTATGGCGTTCGATAATCGGAGTCGGGCTATTCGTGCCCAATGAGCGCAGAATGCTGGCTAGCGTGGTCTTTCCCCGGCCGTTCTCGGCATAGATCAAAGTCAGCTTTGTAAGGCCCGTTTGCTGGCCCGGAGACACGTTCTCGAACTGGCCAATATTCCTAAGGAGTTGTATGCGGTCTACCATGCTCTTCGCTTTCCTTACATGCTGCTCATCACGTGCATCGTTAGACACTAAGCCAAGTTCAAGGAGCGTCTTAACCTTAGGTCATGTGAGTATAGCACAGAATCACGCAAGCAGCAACATGCGAGGACCTCTGATCAAACCTCTCGCCATAGTTTCTACAGGTCAACGCTCATAGTGCGATGCGTCAAGCCCGGCTCAGTTGCGCAGAGCCAATCGAACGCTTCGGTCGCTCGGGTGCCCCGTTCGCTACAGTCGAACCAGCTATACAACTGCCTGTATCCGTAAGCGCGGATGTAGGTGGCCGCATCATCGGCACACGCAAAGTCGTGCAGGATGATGCTGTCTTGATCGAACGGTGTGTCACTGCGGCTTCTCACCACCGCGCGGTAGTCGAAGATGGTCTTGAACACGTTGACCCCTTCGGGTTTGTGTACACGACCACGGATAAAGCTGACCGCGACTGGCGATGTCATGCCGGTGACGTGCGGGCTGTAAAGTGCAAAGCCTCCATCTTCGTTGCGGAAACCAAGCGCTCGATACTCGTTTCTGGTAACTGAGTTGCGCACATGGACTTGGTGGAACATCTCTCCGGCCTGTTTGCGGCCGATGCCTTGACGCATAGCGTAACGGATCAATGCTCCTTCTTGCAACGCGATCTTGGATAGCAGTGTGTAGTTGCCCGCTTCCGTTTCATCCGTCAGACCGAACAAGGTCACGAGCGAGGGATAGCCGATGTTGAATCGCAACCAATGCAGCACGTCGTCTTCCGCGCTTTTGAAGCCTTGGTGAATGAGCCAAGCCTGCACCAGTTCAAAGGGTCCGCCCTTGTTGTCGGTCGGCGTGTCGCTCCAGGAGTTGTGACCGTGATCCACCTTCAGGCTGGCAACGGCCCAGGGTGGATTGAAGGGGGATCGGAAGAACGAGTATTCATGGTTCTCGGCGGCAGGCCTCAAGCCGATCTTGTTCAAGATATCGCGCATGGGAATGGTACGGGCATAGTCAAGGTTCATGATGTCTCCTGATCATGGTGATGGTGGGCGGCGGGTTGATTGGGGCATGAGAGAAGATTAGGACTGGTCGTCAACTTGCAGACTGTTAGGTCTGATGCGCTCGTCGGCGAACCGGTTAAGGCTCGACAGACGGTAGCGCACGGCATTGCCGAACTTCACCGGTTGCAGGTCATAGGTTCGTTGACAATCCCACACGGCAAGAGTTCCCGGTTTGAATCCGGTATACGCCCACGCTTCGACGCGAGTCAGCAACGGATCGAAGCGGTACAAACAGGTGGGGCAGCAGCCCGTGGCTCTATTGGAAGGGTTGGGATGTGTAGTGCGCATCAAGTCGCTGACGCGGTCATATATGGAAAGCAAGACATCGTGCTTGTGTGGTGTGGACATTGAAGACTCCCTTCGTGGACGGTGTGGATGACCGATTGGTCGAAGGGCTCTGTATATCGATAGCCAAGGGAATCTGACAGAGAATCACGGGTGATTAATGCTCGTTAATGCGACGTGCCTACGCCTGTATGTAGCCGGTCACGTACAGGTCGACTTTCACCGGCTTGGATGAGATGCGCTTTCTTCTCGAACGGATCACCTTGCCGTTAGGCTTCCACCCCTAGCCAGGAGGCCACATGAGCAAGCAAGAGACCGATACCGATGAGCGCCTTGACGAAGCCTACATCGTTATGGCTGGCATCATCCGCAATGGGGGTGACAAGTACCTGCCCATATTCAAACGACTGCACGAGGAACGAGAGGTTCGCAGAGCACGCAAGGCCCTCAAACAAATCGCTTTACAGGTCGCTAGTGACATGGTACTGTGATCGTAAGCTGGGTTGTCACATTTCACTCGATATCGCTGTCACACATATTTGAAAGCGACACGACGGAAGTGCTTGATAGTACAGAAGAATCGGTCGTTCCAGAAGTCACCAAGTGACCACTTCGGGTGCGCCATATTCTCTTTGTTTAAGAGGTATTTATCGCCTTTAACGGCAACGAGTATTTCGCTTTTCGCAACACTGCGATTAAGGCCGATATAGAAGAAGTGTCACACATTTTGTAACACATGGTGACACATGCCCTATATCCTGAAACGCGGCGGTCAGTACTACTACAATCGGCGCATCCCTGACTTCGTCCGGCACCTGGATCGCCGTGACACGGTGCGCATCTCACTACGCACCGACAGCCGACAGCTCGCATGGCGCCAGGCCGTCGTGCTCAATGATCAGGTCGAAGCCTATTGGCAAAGTCTTGTTGATGAGACCGCACCTCATGACAACAGTCGCTTCCGGAAGACCGTGTCGATCGCTCGGCAGCTTGGCTTCACATACCGACCTATGCAAGCCGTTGCCGCTCTCCCTTTGGAAGAACTCATCGGTCGCGTCCTCGCGGCCAAGGACGCGACGCCCAAGCAAGTCGAGGCGTTGTTGGGAGGTAAGGAAGGCCCGCTAATGCCGCTGAGCAAGGTGCTCGATAGGTTCTGGGAACTCGCCAAAGACAAGATCGTCAGCAAAACACATGACCAAGTGCGCAAGTGGCGCAACCCACGAATACGCACCATGAATCGCTTTGTCCGCTTGGTCGGCGACAAGGAACTGAAGGAGGTCGGTCGGGATGACATCGTCGCTTTCCGCGATTGGTGGCTCGACCGCATCCGCACAGAGGATCGAAACACACAGAGTGCCAACAAGGAGTTCATTCACCTCAAAGCGATTCTGGAGACAGTATCCGAACACGACAAGGTTGGACTCGATATCAGGCATCTCTTTAGGAAGGTAAGGCTGGAGACGCGCTTTCGGCAACAACGCTTGCCCTTTACTTCGGAACAGATCGTGGCCTTGTTGCACGACGACAAGCTCCACGCCATGTTGCCGGAGTTTCGCTGGTTCCTGTTCGCTGCCGCCGAAACGGGGGCGCGACCTTCGGAAATCGTCGGCCTGATGCCTGAAGACATCAAGCTCCATGCGCCCATCCCCCACATCACCATCACCGACCGCAAGGAGCGGACGTTAAAGAACGCGCACAGTGCACGCTCTATCCCCCTGATCGGCTATGCACTCGCGGCGTTCAGAGCATGTCCGAACGGGTTCCCGCGCTACCGCGACAAGCCAGATCATCTGACCAATGCCGTCAACAAGTTCCTACGCTCG
Protein-coding sequences here:
- a CDS encoding AAA family ATPase, which produces MVDRIQLLRNIGQFENVSPGQQTGLTKLTLIYAENGRGKTTLASILRSLGTNSPTPIIERHRLGAPHSPHVVIDVNGRSHTFQNGAWSAPLSDIAIFDDNFVAQNVCSGIEIETGHKQNLHELILGAQGVALNATLKTHVDEVEVHNRALKTKEAAIPAAERGTLTVDAFCALPVNVNIEAEVKAAERNLAAARAADAIKQQPSFQALELPAFDAAAINAVLQSDLPGLQADTTALVKRHLAKLGKGAEAWVGEGMQKIPAASAGETGEECPFCAQGLEHARIIPHYQAYFSEGYAALKQAITDHGKAVATAHDGEVQSAFERAVRLAIQTGDFWRKFTEVPVITVDTAEIARAWKASREPVLAILRAKLASPLEKMALTQEIVDDIAAYDAHRDVIAAISRTLSDSNAQISAVKEKAATANVVTLNAELTKLKMTLARHSPTIAPLCQAYLDEKSAKKATELLRDKARAALDQYRASIFTRYEAAINTYLGRFNAGFRLAGVSSQNHRGGSSCTYSVLINNVTVPLIADDGPSFKNSMSAGDRNTLALAFYFASLDQDLALAQKIVVIDDPMTSLDEHRSLATVQEMRTLAKRVKQVIVLSHSKPFLCQIWEGSDKDTRSALRIIRSGQSASSIDAWDVHQDCITEHDKRHAMIQHYITMGHSGKEREVAAALRHVLEAFLRVAYPAHFPPGKLLGHFHNECDQALTTSATILNQVDTVELRHLMDYANRFHHDTNPAYATATINDQELVDHATRTMKFARRA
- a CDS encoding integrase — its product is MPYILKRGGQYYYNRRIPDFVRHLDRRDTVRISLRTDSRQLAWRQAVVLNDQVEAYWQSLVDETAPHDNSRFRKTVSIARQLGFTYRPMQAVAALPLEELIGRVLAAKDATPKQVEALLGGKEGPLMPLSKVLDRFWELAKDKIVSKTHDQVRKWRNPRIRTMNRFVRLVGDKELKEVGRDDIVAFRDWWLDRIRTEDRNTQSANKEFIHLKAILETVSEHDKVGLDIRHLFRKVRLETRFRQQRLPFTSEQIVALLHDDKLHAMLPEFRWFLFAAAETGARPSEIVGLMPEDIKLHAPIPHITITDRKERTLKNAHSARSIPLIGYALAAFRACPNGFPRYRDKPDHLTNAVNKFLRSNNLFPSDKHSVYSFRHSFQDRILNVNAPDRVQAELMGHRFQRPKYGNGPTLEHKKEWMDRICLTQASSIRNDRQDDDQR